The genomic DNA ATCGTGCAAATCCTTGGGCGATATATCTTATATTAGTAAGAGAGTTTTTCATAACTGGATTTAGGGTTGTGATGGCTAGTGAAAATATAGATGTAAGCGCTGGCATAGCTGGAAAAGTAAAAACTATTTTTCAAATGATAGCAATAGGATTTTTGACTATGGGGTGGTTTGGTGGCGATATTTTGCTTTGGATCGCAGTAGCTCTTACTTTGTATTCTGGACTTGAATATATACTCATATACATAAAACATATTAAAAAATATAATAGTAGTATATATTAAGACAAAATAGCATTTAAATTATGAAATAATTGGTTTTAAAAATATATACTATTATCTAAATATTTATCTTTTTTAGATAATATTTAAAAAATTTAAAAAGGATAAATAATGACAAAAATACTTAGTTTGATTTTTGCTGCTTTTGTATTTGTAGCTTGCAGTAGTGACAACTCAAGCAAACAAAACACTCTTAGAATAGGCACGGAAGGCACTTACAATCCATTCACTTACCATGATAATAGTGGAAAACTAGTCGGATACGATGTTGAAGTGATAAGTGAAGCAGCCAAAAGAGCCGGCTTTGTTCCTGAGTTTTATGAAACCAACTGGGACGCTATATTTTCTGGTTTAAATGCAAATCGTTTTGACATGATAGCAAACCAAATCAGCAACAATAACCCAAAAAGAGCAGAGCTTTACACTCTTAGTGATCCATACACAGTGACAAGTGCTGCTGTCGCCATAAGAGCTGATAATAATACTATAAAATCTCTAAGCGATCTAAATGGCACAAAAATAGCCCAAGCAACAGGAAGCGCATACTACGAAACTGCAGTTTCAAATGGTGCTAATATCGTCTTAGTAGATGGTCTTGCTCAAGCACTAAAAGCAGTAAGCCAAGGAAGAGCTCATGGCACTATGAATGATAATCTTGCTATACTAAACTATATAACAACAACTGGCGATAAAAACGTAAAAGTTGCATTTACTACAGGCGAAGGCACTAGGAGTGTATTTTTGTTTAGAAAAGAGCTAACTGATACTAGAGATAAGATAAATATAGCTCTTAACGAGATGAAAAAAGACGGCACTTTAAAGAAAATTTCAGAGAAATATTTCGGGAAAGATATAAGTGAATAACTACCTTGAATCCTTTTTGCCGATGATAAAAGGAGCGGTGCAATTCACCATTCCTTTAAGTCTTATATCTTTTATAGCCGGCATTAGCATCGCTATTGTCGTTGCTATCATAAGAATAGACGAAAGCAAAAATGGATTCATCAAATTTACAAAACTAATATGTGCTTTTTATATCTCCATTATAAGAGGCACACCACTTTTGGTTCAACTTTTTATCATATTTTACGGACTTCCAAACATAGGCATAACGCTAAATCCATTTATAAGTTCCATAATTGCTTTTAGTCTAAATATCGGGGCGTATGCTAGCGAAACCTTGCGTGCTAGTATATTGGCTGTGCCAAAAGGACAGTGGGAAGCTGGCTGGAGCATAGGCATGAATAACTTCGATACATTTACTAAAATCATAGCCCCGCAAGCATTTAAAATAGCCCTGCCGACACTTTCAAACACATTTATAGCACTCATTAAAGATAGCTCGCTAGCTTCAGTTGTTTTAGTCACTGAGCTATTTAGAGAGGCTCAAACATTGGCCGCTCAAAACTATGAGTTTTTAAGAGTTTATTCCCAAGCAGCGCTCGTTTACTGGGTTATATGTATATTTTTAGGGTACTTGCAAACAAAACTAGAAGCCAAATTTAGCAAATATTTATAAGGTAAAATATGCTTAATGTAAAAAATTTAAATAAAACCGTAAATGATAATATAATTTTAAATGATATAAACTTTCACGTAAATAAAGGCGATGTTTTGGCTATAATCGGACCAAGTGGAAGTGGCAAAACCACGCTTTTACGCTCTTTAAATTTACTAGAAACTCCAAATAGTGGCATTATTAGCTTTTGCGATGGCTCTTTGGAACTTGATTTTGCTAAGCACATAAGCAAAAAAGAGACGCTAAGCTTAAGAAGAAAAATGGGAATGGTATTTCAAAATTACAATCTTTTCCCACACAAAACCGCTCTTGAAAATGTCACAGAAGGTCTAATAGTAGTCCAAAAAATGGATAAAAATGAAGCAAAACAAATCGCTCTAAATTTACTACAAAAAGTCGGATTGCAAGATAAAGTAGGCATGTATCCAAGCTCACTAAGTGGCGGTCAGCAACAACGCGTCGCAATAGTAAGAGCAGTCGCTCTAAAGCCAGATATATTGCTACTTGATGAGCCTACAAGCGCGCTTGACAAGGAGCTAGTGGGCGAAGTCCTAAACACTCTAAAACTACTAGCAAAAGAGAAGCAAACTATGATTTTAGTAACTCACGAGCTAAGTTTTGCAAGAGAAGTTGCCAGCAAAATTATGTTTTTGGAGGGCGGAAACATCATCACAATAGAAGATCCAAAAGAGTTTTTCACAAATCAACAAAACCCAAGAATACTAAAATTTCTTGGAAATATCGCTAATCAATGAATCAAAATGATAAAACTGGCCTATTTTTAGGCATATCCACATTTGTAATGTGGGGAATTTTTCCTATATTCTTCAAATTTATAGACGGCGTTAGTGCTACTGAGATTTTGGCTCACCGTATTATCTGGTCAGCTCTTATACTTTTTGCACTGCTAAATTTACAAGGCAAACTGTCTAATGTAAAAAGACTTTTACGCATCAAAAAAGTCGCTCTTACGCTGCTTACAACTGGAGTTTTGATAGCTCTAAACTGGGGAATTTTCATCTATGCAGTTGGCAAAAATCAGATTTTAGAAACAAGTCTTGGATATTTCATAAACCCTCTTATTTCCATACTTTTGGGTGCTATCGTTTTAAAAGAAAGGCTAAATTTAGTTCTTAAAATCTCGCTTTTTATAGTTTTTATAGCAATTGCTTTGCAAGTTTATGCATTAGGGAATTTACCGTTCATTTCGCTCATCTTGCCACTATCTTTTGGGCTTTATGGGCTTATTAGAAAAAAGGTCAGCATACCTACTTTTGAAGGTCTTTTTATAGAAACCTTGCTTATAGCTCCAATTGCTCTGGTTTATTTAGGCTATCTTTTGTATCTTGGAAAAAGCGGTTTTGGCTTTAGTCTAAATGGAATTTTACTTATTTTAAGTGGGCTTGTGACTATCGTTCCGCTGCTTACTTTTAATGCATCAACTAAATATCTTAGACTTTCTACGATAGGATTTTTGCAATACATTAGCCCTACTTTAAGCCTTTTGATTGCAGTTTTTATGTATAATGAGAGCTTAGATATTTATAAATTAACTAGCTTTATCTTGATTTGGATAAGTCTTGGGATAGCTGGAATAAATGGAATTTGGAGAAAACATGGCTGAAAAAGATATCATACTAATGCTAATTGCTGTGATGATTGTGGGAGCAGTTTTAAACGCACAGATAAAAAGAGTTACAAAACGACTTGACATAGAAGAAACAAATCCAAATTTAGGCTATTACAGCGACTTTTGCAATGCTATAGATGAGAAAATTTTGATGCTAAAAGAGCTAGTTCAAGACGCTAAAATACTAGAAACTAGCGATATGGATGGTTGCCTTGAAGCACTCAGCAACTTCTCTAAAGAGCTAGTTTTCATACAAACTATGAATACAAACAACAAAGATAAAGATCTTTGGGAAGAAAAACTTTTTGGATTTTTGAGCAAATTAGATGATTTCATCATGCAAAATATGCAAGATGCAAAGGCAATAAGCGATGAGATGAAAAGCGATTTGAAAAATAAATTTGAAAGCCTAAGCTCATAAAAGTTTTTTAACTTTTATGATTCTTTCATAGGCATCTTGTATTCTATTCTCTTTTATTTTGCCACTTTTTACAGCGTTGTAGATAATATCATTTGCTATTTTTATTGAGTTAGATTTGTTTAAAAAATACTCGCTGATAAGCACTATATCGACTCCAGCATTGATCGATTTTACTATTCTTTCTTCTAAGCTATGCTCTTTTATGGCTCCCATTAAAAGATCATCGCTTATGGCAATTCCGTCAAATCCCAAGCTGCCTTTAAGCAAATTTGTTACTATTTGCTTAGAAAATATAGCTGGATTTGCATCGTCTAAGCTTGGCACAAAAACATGAGCTATCATAACTATCTTGGCTTGTTTTCTTTTTATCAGTTCAAAATACGGTTTTAACTCATCAAAATCATAATTATTTACAACAGTTTTTTCTTTGTGAGTATCTTTGATAGCGTTGCCATGTCCTGGAAAATGCTTAAGCACGCTTAGCACTCCGACTTCATCAAATGCCCTTATAAACTCACTTGCATAGGCACTCACTTCATCTGAATTTACGCTAAAAGCTCTATTTTTTTGACCTATTATAGATGATTTTGGATTATAGACATCAACAACTGGAGCAAAATTTAAATTTATATTCAAGCTTTTTAGCTGAGTTGCCATACTTTTGTATGTTTTATGCGCTTGAGATAAATTTTGTTTTTGACCAACTTCATAAGCTGAAGCAAAATGCAAAAAATCATCAAAATTTTTAAATCTGCTTATATTTCCACCCTCTTCGTCTATGGATATAAATAGCTTATTTGGCAAATTTAGCGTGCTAAATTTAGAAGTCAGCTTCTTCAAATTCGCTTTTGAGCTTATATTTCTAGCAAGCAGCATGATGCCGCCTAATCTGCGATTTTTTGCATCGATAGCGAGTTGATCTACCCACTTATCGTTTGGATCTGATGAGCTAAAACCCACCATTACCATTTGACCAATCATAGCTTTTAGCTCATCGTCTTTGATCTCATTAGCAAAAATTTGAGTTATAAATAAAATAGTTAAAAGGATTTTTTTCATTTTTTCTTCAACAAATCTTTTAGTGATTCTTGGACATTTTTGCCATCAAGCATAGCACAAACCTCTGTGGCAATTGGCGCATAGATCGATTTTTGTTTGGCTAAATTTGTTATAGCATACGCAGTTGGGACGCCCTCAGCGACTTCTGCAAGCTCTTTTAAAATTTGCTCTAGTGGTTGATTCTTGGCTAGCCCAAGACCAACTCTATAGTTTCTCGAAAGCGAGCTTGAAGCCGTCAAAAACAGATCTCCAGCCCCACTTAGCCCCAAAAACGTTTCATTTTTAGCTCCAAAATTTGAGCCAAATCTATTCATCTCGACAAGCCCTCTTGCAATCAGACTCGCCCTTGCATTATTCCCAAGCTCAAGCCCATCACAAATCCCACTAGCTATGGCAATAACGTTTTTATAAGCTCCACAAATCTCACTACCTATGACATCGCTACTCTCGTAAGCCTTGATAAAATTTGGAAAAGCCTCAGTCCAAGTCTTGGCTAAACCGTGATCGCTACTACTTACTACAAGCGCGCATGGAAGTTTCTTTAGAACTTCAGTAGCGAAGCTTGGCCCACTTAAAAAGGCGAGATTTTCACGGCTAGTAAATTCGCAAAATATCTCATCTATAAACTTCCCGCTGCTAGTCTCGATGCCTTTTGAAGCTACCAAAATTTTCTGTCCCATGTCCACGAAATTTTGCCCAAGAAACTCTCTAATACTTTGGGTAGCTATAGAAAAGACGATATATTCGTATTCTAAAGCCTCTTTTATGCTTATAAAATTTGGTATATCTTTTTTGGTTCTTGAGCTTATAGCAACTTCATTTTTTTGACTAAATGCATGGTAAAGCGCTTGACCCCATTTGCCAGCACCGATGACTGCTATTTTCATTTTTATGACTTTTTATAATTTTGTTTTTAGTAATTCATTTACTTTGCTTGGATTAAACGCACCCTTGCCCTCTTTCATCACTTGTCCTACAAAGAAGCCAAATAGCTTGTCTTTTCCACTTTTGTATTCAGCCACTTTATCTCCGTTCGCACTCAAAACGCTATCGATGATAGAAAGTATCGCAGAGTCATCACTAACTTGTTTAAGTCCAAGTTTTTCTATGACACTATCTACGCTCTCATCGTTTTCTATAAGATAATCAAGCACATCTTTTGCGGCTTTTTGGCTGATAGTTGAGTCTTCTATCCTAGATATCAAATTTGAAAGTTTAGCACTATTTACTGGACTTGTTTCTATGGTAACGCCGTTTTTAAGACGACCCAAAAGCTCTACGCAAAGCCAAGTTACAGCTAGTTTTGGTGAGTTTTTTGCCCCTACTAAATCCTCAAAGAATCTTGCCATTTCATAGCTACTGACGATAACTTCTGCGTCGCTTTGCTTGATTCCAAGCTCACTTACATATCTAGCTTTTTTCTCATCTGGAAGCTCTGGAAGCACGCTAGCCTCGGCCATCATCT from Campylobacter iguaniorum includes the following:
- the pgsA gene encoding CDP-diacylglycerol--glycerol-3-phosphate 3-phosphatidyltransferase is translated as MSLNLPNALAFIRILLAPLLFFLLLQIDGVSNLAYISWLNYFCALIFVIASITDFFDGYIARNWNQKTKLGAIIDPLADKMLTLAAFLGLMMIDRANPWAIYLILVREFFITGFRVVMASENIDVSAGIAGKVKTIFQMIAIGFLTMGWFGGDILLWIAVALTLYSGLEYILIYIKHIKKYNSSIY
- a CDS encoding transporter substrate-binding domain-containing protein; the protein is MTKILSLIFAAFVFVACSSDNSSKQNTLRIGTEGTYNPFTYHDNSGKLVGYDVEVISEAAKRAGFVPEFYETNWDAIFSGLNANRFDMIANQISNNNPKRAELYTLSDPYTVTSAAVAIRADNNTIKSLSDLNGTKIAQATGSAYYETAVSNGANIVLVDGLAQALKAVSQGRAHGTMNDNLAILNYITTTGDKNVKVAFTTGEGTRSVFLFRKELTDTRDKINIALNEMKKDGTLKKISEKYFGKDISE
- a CDS encoding amino acid ABC transporter permease, translated to MIKGAVQFTIPLSLISFIAGISIAIVVAIIRIDESKNGFIKFTKLICAFYISIIRGTPLLVQLFIIFYGLPNIGITLNPFISSIIAFSLNIGAYASETLRASILAVPKGQWEAGWSIGMNNFDTFTKIIAPQAFKIALPTLSNTFIALIKDSSLASVVLVTELFREAQTLAAQNYEFLRVYSQAALVYWVICIFLGYLQTKLEAKFSKYL
- a CDS encoding amino acid ABC transporter ATP-binding protein; this translates as MLNVKNLNKTVNDNIILNDINFHVNKGDVLAIIGPSGSGKTTLLRSLNLLETPNSGIISFCDGSLELDFAKHISKKETLSLRRKMGMVFQNYNLFPHKTALENVTEGLIVVQKMDKNEAKQIALNLLQKVGLQDKVGMYPSSLSGGQQQRVAIVRAVALKPDILLLDEPTSALDKELVGEVLNTLKLLAKEKQTMILVTHELSFAREVASKIMFLEGGNIITIEDPKEFFTNQQNPRILKFLGNIANQ
- the rarD gene encoding EamA family transporter RarD translates to MNQNDKTGLFLGISTFVMWGIFPIFFKFIDGVSATEILAHRIIWSALILFALLNLQGKLSNVKRLLRIKKVALTLLTTGVLIALNWGIFIYAVGKNQILETSLGYFINPLISILLGAIVLKERLNLVLKISLFIVFIAIALQVYALGNLPFISLILPLSFGLYGLIRKKVSIPTFEGLFIETLLIAPIALVYLGYLLYLGKSGFGFSLNGILLILSGLVTIVPLLTFNASTKYLRLSTIGFLQYISPTLSLLIAVFMYNESLDIYKLTSFILIWISLGIAGINGIWRKHG
- a CDS encoding glycoside hydrolase family 3 N-terminal domain-containing protein codes for the protein MKKILLTILFITQIFANEIKDDELKAMIGQMVMVGFSSSDPNDKWVDQLAIDAKNRRLGGIMLLARNISSKANLKKLTSKFSTLNLPNKLFISIDEEGGNISRFKNFDDFLHFASAYEVGQKQNLSQAHKTYKSMATQLKSLNINLNFAPVVDVYNPKSSIIGQKNRAFSVNSDEVSAYASEFIRAFDEVGVLSVLKHFPGHGNAIKDTHKEKTVVNNYDFDELKPYFELIKRKQAKIVMIAHVFVPSLDDANPAIFSKQIVTNLLKGSLGFDGIAISDDLLMGAIKEHSLEERIVKSINAGVDIVLISEYFLNKSNSIKIANDIIYNAVKSGKIKENRIQDAYERIIKVKKLL
- a CDS encoding NAD(P)H-dependent glycerol-3-phosphate dehydrogenase → MKIAVIGAGKWGQALYHAFSQKNEVAISSRTKKDIPNFISIKEALEYEYIVFSIATQSIREFLGQNFVDMGQKILVASKGIETSSGKFIDEIFCEFTSRENLAFLSGPSFATEVLKKLPCALVVSSSDHGLAKTWTEAFPNFIKAYESSDVIGSEICGAYKNVIAIASGICDGLELGNNARASLIARGLVEMNRFGSNFGAKNETFLGLSGAGDLFLTASSSLSRNYRVGLGLAKNQPLEQILKELAEVAEGVPTAYAITNLAKQKSIYAPIATEVCAMLDGKNVQESLKDLLKKK